In Mucilaginibacter auburnensis, the genomic stretch ACCTACATAAAGGTTCCACCATTTAAACAGTTGCAAATTGGTGCCCATTTCTAAACCTATAGAACGGGCGTTACTTGCATTGGTAAATACCCGGTTCAGAATGGTATCTGCATAAACACTGTTAACACGTTGAATAGGGTTTTTTATATTTTGATAGTATAAAGTGGCAAATAAAGACCCTTTATCAAAGGTGCGGATCAGGCCAAGCTCAGCAAGATCAACAAACTCCGGCAGCAGATCCGGGTCGCCTTGTTCCAACGTTTCGGAGTGTTCTCTTTCCGGAATAGGGTTTAACTCAAAGTTGGTTGTGCGTTGTACCCGTTTGCTATAACCCGCTTTAGCCTGCCAGCCTGTTGCGAATGTGTAAAGCAAATTAGCCGACGGGAAAAGGTTAGACAAATTTAGCTGGCGCGGCATCGGGTCGTAAGAGAGGTTAACTTTGCGGGCCGCATACTCGTAGCGCAAACCGACCGTATAGTCCAGTTTACTTTGCTTGCCTGAGTACTGCGTGTATAACGAATTGATGGTGTTTTTTGCTTTGGCATTGCCTCTGAACCGTGCGGCGTCCGGCTGCGACAGTGCGGGCGTAACAAAATAATCAAACTGTCCATCTTGCGTATCCTGCCTAAATTGATAGCCGGTCTCCAGTTTGCCTTTGCCTATTGTAATTGCGTAATCAAGTTTAAGCCGGTAGCCGTTAATAGGATTTTTATAAGGGTTATAAACAAACTGGATAGTATCGGACGTATTAGGATTTTTAACATTAAGATTTAAAGTACCGCCATATAGGTTAGCGTGTTCATAAAGTGCCGAAACCGTTATGGTAGATTTATCGGCAAAGGTGTGCGTATAATCTAAGTTGGCTAAAGAGAACGTGCCCTCTTTAATCTGCAGGTTAGAATTATAATACCTTGTACTTTTTAATATTGCCCCTGTGTTCAGGTCAGCAGTGCTGTTATTATAAAAAAGGTCGGCCCGACGCGACTGAAACCGATATCCCACAAGTAGGGCCGCTGAAAATAAATTGTTTTGATCAGCCGCGTAATTTACCGAAGCCCGCCCCGTGTAATTGTATTTATCAAAACTACGCTCGCCGTTTGATGGAAAGCGGGTTATAGTATTATTGGCGAAGTTTTTGGTGAAAACATCACCTTCGCGGAAACCTGCCACATCGGCGCGCAGGTAATTGCCGCTTACAGAAACATCCCATTTACCCGCACGGTAATTTATTGTTGCATCGCCGCCAAAGCGTTGGGGCTTTTGTTTGTTATTATGGTCATCTGTACTGGGCAAGCCGCCTTGCACGTTTGCCGAGAGGGTGAAACCGTCATTCGCGCCTTTTTTAGTCACAATGTTAATAATACCCCCTTTGCCATCCGGATCATATTTAGCAGATGGAGACGTGATCAATTCTATATTCTGTAAGCTGTTGGCAGGCAACTGACTCAGCACAGTTTGCGCATCAGTTAATACTGGTTTCCCATTCACCAAAACTAAAAAGCCGGTTGAACCACGTACGCTGATCTGCCCCTCGCCATTGACAGTAACAGAAGGTAAATTTTTCAATACATCAACAGCTGTGCCGCCACGGGCGCTTTCAAACTGATCAGCACGGTAGGTTTGCCTATCTATTTTGTTAAACAAATTAATTTTCTGCCCACTCACCTTTACTTCATTTAACAGCTTTTGGCCAGGCGAGAGAATAAGTGTACCGATATTATACGGCTCTGTATTGGTGACAGTAAAGCCTGGCGTTACAAGGTTGTTATAACCAATAAAGGCGGCTCGTATTATGTAGCTGCCCGGCTCAATCTGCTTAAATTCAAATGTGCCATTATCTTTTGTTACTACTCCCGCAACCAAAGATGAGTCGGAACCCTTTAGTAAAGCCACGCTTGCATAGCCAATAGGCTGTTTGGTCTCGTTATCAGTAATTATTCCTTTTATAAAGCCGGTTTGCGCAAACAAAAACTGAATAGATAATATGAAAGCAAAGAGGGTAAGCCTAAAGTAATTCATTTTAAGACCTTGTTTTGGTGGCACAAAAGTAACCTAACATAACCGCATAGGTATTGTACAATGCATCCTAATAATTGTATCTTACCGTTTCTATTTTGCTAATTCACGGTAGCTGCCGGGTGTAAGATTAGTGCTTTTTTTGAAAAACTTGATAAAGTGAGGAGAATCGGCAAAGCCAAGCCGGGCGGCTATCTCATTTACTGATTTGCCCGTTGCCGATAACAGCAGTTTAGCTTCCAGCAAAATACGTTCATTTATAATGGTAGCGGGTGTTTTACCCACTACTTTTTTGCACGTTTGATTAAGCACAGCCGTAGTAATATTCAATTCTCCGGCATAATAATCAAGCGACTTCCCCTCAGCAAAAAAAACGTCAACGGCACGTTTAAACTGTTGGAAAACTTGTGTATCTCTACCGAAGTTCGGCTTTTCTGTGCAGGCCAACCTACTTAATTTTGAAATCAGCAAATGGACGTACGCGGCATAGGCAAGTACATCAGTCTCACCGTTTTTAAATTCTCCATACAAAAGTTCAGCAATTGCAAATAAAGTATCGCCTGGTTGCAGGGCTATCTTGGTAGTAAGATTAAAAAGTAAAGTAACGTCCTGTTTAATTAAGATTTCTTCTTTAAATAGAATTACAAATCCTTTGGGCAGCGCCGTAAAATTCCAGCAATGGGTTTGCCCCGGTCGTAAATAATATGCCACCGGTGCGTCAACTTCCAACTGTTGCCCATCAACTTCGTGATACCCGGACCCAT encodes the following:
- a CDS encoding TonB-dependent receptor domain-containing protein; amino-acid sequence: MNYFRLTLFAFILSIQFLFAQTGFIKGIITDNETKQPIGYASVALLKGSDSSLVAGVVTKDNGTFEFKQIEPGSYIIRAAFIGYNNLVTPGFTVTNTEPYNIGTLILSPGQKLLNEVKVSGQKINLFNKIDRQTYRADQFESARGGTAVDVLKNLPSVTVNGEGQISVRGSTGFLVLVNGKPVLTDAQTVLSQLPANSLQNIELITSPSAKYDPDGKGGIINIVTKKGANDGFTLSANVQGGLPSTDDHNNKQKPQRFGGDATINYRAGKWDVSVSGNYLRADVAGFREGDVFTKNFANNTITRFPSNGERSFDKYNYTGRASVNYAADQNNLFSAALLVGYRFQSRRADLFYNNSTADLNTGAILKSTRYYNSNLQIKEGTFSLANLDYTHTFADKSTITVSALYEHANLYGGTLNLNVKNPNTSDTIQFVYNPYKNPINGYRLKLDYAITIGKGKLETGYQFRQDTQDGQFDYFVTPALSQPDAARFRGNAKAKNTINSLYTQYSGKQSKLDYTVGLRYEYAARKVNLSYDPMPRQLNLSNLFPSANLLYTFATGWQAKAGYSKRVQRTTNFELNPIPEREHSETLEQGDPDLLPEFVDLAELGLIRTFDKGSLFATLYYQNIKNPIQRVNSVYADTILNRVFTNASNARSIGLEMGTNLQLFKWWNLYVGGNLYNYEINGKLNILGATSIVSNNRWVYSLNMSTGFILSKTLSLQANVNYLSRRPTAQGEDSRFLVPNTSVKKTFMNGRMAATLQWQNMDLGWNQSNKQRITTRGNDFYTTTNYIYETNVLMLNVSFNLNKLTGKAKLPNSEFGDKEF
- a CDS encoding helix-turn-helix domain-containing protein; the encoded protein is MLTSNQEIPVKNKMDTGQLMKVSLMKEVIKPTRLHRHADYHELILLSNGSGYHEVDGQQLEVDAPVAYYLRPGQTHCWNFTALPKGFVILFKEEILIKQDVTLLFNLTTKIALQPGDTLFAIAELLYGEFKNGETDVLAYAAYVHLLISKLSRLACTEKPNFGRDTQVFQQFKRAVDVFFAEGKSLDYYAGELNITTAVLNQTCKKVVGKTPATIINERILLEAKLLLSATGKSVNEIAARLGFADSPHFIKFFKKSTNLTPGSYRELAK